TTGTAACATTATGGCACCAAAGTGAGTTAGATTATGTGGCCAACTCTCATTTTCATAGACAATAACAACTACTTTGGGTTGGAACAAAATCTTTGATGATACACTCAAATCTCCCTTTTCATGTGATTTCATCTTCTTAATCTTAttaagtagcatgatttgtcttatCTAGCCAAATGTTATCTTTCAAAAGTAATTATTTATGGACCAAGAAGGCATTGAAAATGATGGGAATCATTGCCCTTAAACATTACTTTGGTTATAGTTGttcaaaattgcatttttttttgtcttgatCACGTTGTAATATTCCTTTAATCCTAGTAAGCTTAATGAGAATATAGACATTTTCAATATATTAGGTTGTATGCATAGACACCATTCTAATTCTAATGCTCTTAAAATTAGTTAAATTTTCATCATTTAAATATGATTttataatttaaagaaaaaaaaaaatattaagtaaATTTACAGTAAATAATATAGAAATGATATATAAGAAATATGTACAAATAAAAAACCTGACGTGAATATCCACCCATCTTTTTTGTGAATGTATGTAGTATTATTTTTTTCATAAATGATAACGTTGCCACCAACtcaaaaagaaaaatgatatttgaaataaaaaaaagtaTGGCGAGCCTATTAAAGAACCATGTTGCTTTTCACATAGTGATGTATTTCTATTTAAAGATATAAATTATATTAATAGTTGAACTAAATTCACATCCACTTAGAGAGCCTAACTTTAGAAAGCTATTAAGTGGCGAGCCTATTAAAGAACCATGTTGCCTTTCACATAGTGATGTACTGCTCTTTAAAGGTATAAATTATATTAATAGTTGAACTAAAAATACATCCACTAAGAAGCATAACTTTGGCACACTATAGTATTAAGTGGTAAGCCTATCAAATAACCATGTTGCCTTTAGCCACAAACCCCTAAAGAGAAGGCAACTTCTATGCAACACCTCTGATGCACTTTTgatcaaatttattaattaattgaaaattaaaatacaacaatttttctatttttaattaattaataaatacgaCCAAATGTACTTCCTAGATGTTGCATAGGCATTTTGTAAAGAGAATGCCATAAATGAATAAGAAAATTAAGGAGGCGCTCTATGTTGGGTAGTGCAAATTATACTTCGGTAGATCTGCCCAATTGTTCTCTCAGGATCCTCACTCCCATGTATCTGCACAATCACAAAACCATagattatatataaaaaattacaaatatagAAGAACATATCAAGATTTTGTTTATGAATTTGACTATGTATGTTTTTTTTGTTGCTAGCCATTTCAAATCAaatttgataattcattttttttttctaactaTCAACCCTTATGAATCATAGAGTTTAATCAGAAAGAAACATTGACTAAAAAAACATAcataatcaaatccagaaacaaaaTCTTGATATCATTATGAACTGTAACAACCTGATGAATTTGATTGGAAGAACTGTCCAAAATAAAgtaaagaaattaaaataaaataaaattcaaacacACCTTCCAAGCATCAATACAGTGGCCTGAGGATTAGTTCCTGGAGAGAAAAGAAATGTGGATCCATCAATGACTCGAACACCATCTGCTCCAATGAGTTTATACTCTCCATCAACAACACTACCCACCTGACATCCTCCATGGTAATGCCAAATTGTTGTCACTCTATCCTTACAGAACTGTTTTAATGAATCCCAATCCCCTGTTTTCCTTGGTATCAAGTTTATAGGATGTTGAAAGGTTGCACTCATGATCTGGGTCAGGTTTACATTGGGGGGTATGAATTGTTTCATAGGACGGGATATTATGATCTTTTCAATGGTCCTTATTCCTTTCACACACCTCTGCAGATCCACTGGGTGCTCAAAATAATTGAATTTCACAACTGGGTTGTCTCCAGCATTGGTGCTGTTCAATCTCAGATAACCCCTGGAATGTGGACCGCTCACCTTCTCTAGAATAATTCCTCCCTTATTCATTATGTTCTGTTTTCCACCACAGGGTGCAAATTAGTCGTAGCATAGACAGACATACATCTATCTATACAtgaaatgaataatgtttgaataCATACCTCAGAAGATAATCCATATCCACTGGATGCCTCTATGAAGGATCCAAATTTGGTGATACCTACTACTTGTATGAGAGAGAGCTCGAGAGGAACTGCAGATGGAACAAAAATGGGATTCATGGGGTTGTCGGCCATATTCTTCCCAACTTCAGGCTGGTCCATTATCACTCGTATTCCCATGTTCTTCAATTCTTCTGCAGGTCCGATTCCGCTGAGCATAAGCAGCTGTGGGCTTCCTAGAGCCCCTGCAGAGATTATAACCTCACTGTTACCTTTCTTCAACAGGACTCGATGCTCAGCTCCATCTCTATCTCTGAAAACAACCCCATACGCTTTTGGCCTTGATTTTCCTGTAGAGCATACCCACCAAACTTCCAAATCAAATTATAAAAAGGTTCAAACTCTGCAGGGGCAGGGTATCTACACTTTCTATTAGAAGCGTGGTTAGATGTCTTTTATTTATTGGGATTATAGGGTAAGTTCATATACTACAAGTTATCTGTAAATTATAGGTTATAACCACAATTGAATCGGGGTGAACTGCATCTCGATCAGTTGCTGTAGACTCCACCTTAAGTGGATTCAGAACTGGAGCAGCGGGCTATGCCCCTCAAACTGAAAACAGATTTAGTATTGATTCTATAGAAGACTATAAACGTATTCTctttaaagaaattcaaattctacaAAATAGGGTATATACACTTCCTATTAAAAGCACTGTTAGATTTTTCTTGAATAATGGGAGTACAGGATAGTCTTATATACTATAAGTCATCTGTAGACCAAAAACAGAATAAGTATCCAAAATTATAAGAAAATTCTttttaaagaaattcaaattttgcaagGGTTGGTATGGATACTTTCTATTAGAAATACGGGGTATATTGGGAGTTCAGGGTAGTTTCATACTATAAGACATTTGCAGACCACAAACAGATTGAGTATTGAATACTATAGGAAAATTttattcaaagaaattcaaattctgcaGGAGTAGGATATGTACACTTCCTATTAGAAGCACAATTGAATGCCTCCTGTATATTGGGAGTATAGAATAGCCTCATTATCATACTATCAGTCATTTGTTCGAAAACAGATAGAGTATCAAAAACTATAAGAGAATTTCatttaaagaaattcaaattctgcaGGAATAGGGTATGCACACTTTTTATTAGAAGCACAGTTAGACGCCTCCTGTATATTGGGAGTATAGGATAGCGTCATATACTATAAGTCAttgaatataaaaaattatatgaaaattTCATTCAAAGAAATCCAATTTCTGTAGAAGTAGGGTATGTACACTTCCTAAGAGAAGCACAGTTAGATGTCTTCTATATATTAGAAGTGTAGATGTAGTCTCATATACTATGAGTCATCTATAGAATATAGACTAAAAATAGATTGAATATCGAAAACTTAAAAAAATTCTATTTCCATTTCCATTCCATATTTAAGTTGTTACTCTATTCTTTCATATGAAAATTGCTGAAAGCAAAACATGTAAAATACCTTTGGTAGACAAAAGAAGTCGTTGAACAGTTGCATACAGCAAAACTGTAAGTTTTCTCGGATTGGCATGTTTAACAAGAATATCAGCAGCTGTAGAGCGATGTCCGGTGCTATTAAAAATTGTCCCACCAAGCTTGGTGCCAGGGATGTGGTCATATGTGAAGCCATTGTAAGGAGAAACCCCTGCCTCCGTGAGAGCTTCCGCTACTGCATTCTGCCATTTGTTTGGGGCTGGTCGATGAGCTATTGTACTTTCCACCCATTGATAAGACTGCTCCACCAAACTTGGCTCCAATCCCATGCTCCTCACCTCACTTGAACTTGCTCGGGTGTAAAATCCTGCATTGAGGCAGGTGCCTCCTCCCAACACTCTTGCTCTTGCATTGATCACCTGGCACATACTCAAATTAGCTATTACTCAATTCAATCACCAGTGCAGCTCTTACTGAATTCAACTCACAAAAAAATGCAGATATTGATAGGCATCACAGTCATTGAAAACTACACCTTTACTGTGAGCAGCAAGCCTATTATTATTCAAAAATAGTGTGGTCCCATTGAAACAACTAATCTACTGGATTATTATTACCCAAATAGTAAACAACTAAATAGTAAACAACTGGTCTTTCTCCTTTTGATTTAACTTCTTTTGAGATTCTtgcttttttttct
This genomic stretch from Cryptomeria japonica chromosome 8, Sugi_1.0, whole genome shotgun sequence harbors:
- the LOC131077267 gene encoding protein HOTHEAD isoform X1, which encodes MINCLGAKTEASSDGCQSKHSVHLFCPPYLSLHPCRRKQLFMKEAKKNAHWKKSDYDYIIVGGGTAGCPLAATLSQNMSVLLLERGGSPFGNSNITDIHNFYANLLDYESPHTPTQEFISEDGVINARARVLGGGTCLNAGFYTRASSSEVRSMGLEPSLVEQSYQWVESTIAHRPAPNKWQNAVAEALTEAGVSPYNGFTYDHIPGTKLGGTIFNSTGHRSTAADILVKHANPRKLTVLLYATVQRLLLSTKGKSRPKAYGVVFRDRDGAEHRVLLKKGNSEVIISAGALGSPQLLMLSGIGPAEELKNMGIRVIMDQPEVGKNMADNPMNPIFVPSAVPLELSLIQVVGITKFGSFIEASSGYGLSSENIMNKGGIILEKVSGPHSRGYLRLNSTNAGDNPVVKFNYFEHPVDLQRCVKGIRTIEKIIISRPMKQFIPPNVNLTQIMSATFQHPINLIPRKTGDWDSLKQFCKDRVTTIWHYHGGCQVGSVVDGEYKLIGADGVRVIDGSTFLFSPGTNPQATVLMLGRYMGVRILREQLGRSTEV
- the LOC131077267 gene encoding protein HOTHEAD isoform X2, whose protein sequence is MGVKANTVFICFVLHTFLCIPAEGRKQLFMKEAKKNAHWKKSDYDYIIVGGGTAGCPLAATLSQNMSVLLLERGGSPFGNSNITDIHNFYANLLDYESPHTPTQEFISEDGVINARARVLGGGTCLNAGFYTRASSSEVRSMGLEPSLVEQSYQWVESTIAHRPAPNKWQNAVAEALTEAGVSPYNGFTYDHIPGTKLGGTIFNSTGHRSTAADILVKHANPRKLTVLLYATVQRLLLSTKGKSRPKAYGVVFRDRDGAEHRVLLKKGNSEVIISAGALGSPQLLMLSGIGPAEELKNMGIRVIMDQPEVGKNMADNPMNPIFVPSAVPLELSLIQVVGITKFGSFIEASSGYGLSSENIMNKGGIILEKVSGPHSRGYLRLNSTNAGDNPVVKFNYFEHPVDLQRCVKGIRTIEKIIISRPMKQFIPPNVNLTQIMSATFQHPINLIPRKTGDWDSLKQFCKDRVTTIWHYHGGCQVGSVVDGEYKLIGADGVRVIDGSTFLFSPGTNPQATVLMLGRYMGVRILREQLGRSTEV